Proteins encoded in a region of the Bubalus bubalis isolate 160015118507 breed Murrah chromosome 9, NDDB_SH_1, whole genome shotgun sequence genome:
- the LOC102405949 gene encoding olfactory receptor 10H1-like: MAAILRLNYTSVTEFILIGFSTFPHLQLMFFLLFLLMYLFTLLGNLLIMGTIWREHSLHTPMYLFLCALSISEVLYTFAIIPRMLADLLSTDRSISFVACASQMFFSFTPGFTHSFLLTVMGYDRYVAICHPLRYNVLMSPRGCACLVAWSWAGGLVVGLVVTSSIFQLTFCGSNEIHYFGCHVPPLLKLACGTEVQVVANGVGLVCIAALLGCGLLILLSYAFIVAAILRIPSAEGRHKAFSTCASHLTVVVVHYGFASVIYLKPKGPQSLEGDTLMGITYTVLTPFLSPIIFSLRNKELKIAMKKTFLSKLYTSSI, from the coding sequence ATGGCTGCCATTCTGAGGCTAAATTACACCTCAGTGACTGAATTCATCCTCATCGGCTTCTCCACCTTCCCCCACCTTCAGCTGATGTTCTTCCTGCTGTTCCTGCTGATGTACCTGTTCACGCTGCTGGGGAACCTGCTCATCATGGGCACCATCTGGAGGGAGCACAGCCTCCACACACCCATGTACCTCTTCCTGTGTGCCCTCTCTATCTCCGAGGTCCTCTACACCTTCGCCATCATCCCTCGCATGCTGGCCGACCTGCTCTCCACCGACCGCTCCATCTCCTTTGTGGCCTGTGCCAGCCAGATGTTCTTCTCCTTCACGCCCGGCTTCACCCACTCCTTCCTGCTCACCGTCATGGGCTACgaccgctacgtggccatctgccATCCCCTGCGCTACAACGTGCTCATGAGCCCCCGAGGCTGCGCCTGCCTGGTGGCCTGGTCCTGGGCTGGAGGCTTAGTCGTTGGGCTAGTGGTGACATCTTCCATTTTCCAACTCACTTTCTGTGGGTCTAATGAGATTCACTATTTTGGCTGCCatgtgccacctcttctgaagTTGGCCTGTGGAACTGAAGTGCAAGTAGTGGCCAATGGCGTGGGCCTGGTGTGTATCGCTGCCCTGCTGGGCTGTGGTCTCCTCATCCTCTTGTCTTACGCCTTCATCGTGGCCGCCATCTTGAGGATCCCCTCAGCCGAGGGCCGGCACAAAGCCTTCTCCACGTGTGCGTCCCACCTCACCGTGGTGGTCGTGCACTACGGCTTTGCCTCTGTCATCTACCTCAAGCCCAAGGGTCCCCAGTCTCTGGAAGGAGACACGCTGATGGGCATCACCTACACGGTCCTCACTCCCTTCCTGAGCCCCATCATCTTCAGTCTCAGGAACAAGGAGCTGAAGATCGCCATGAAGAAGACCTTCCTCAGCAAGCTCTACACCTCCAGCATCTGA